The proteins below come from a single Synechococcus sp. WH 8101 genomic window:
- the tsf gene encoding translation elongation factor Ts has product MAAVSAKLVKDLRDKTGAGMMDCKKALAETEGDMTKAVEWLRQKGIASAEKKSGRTAAEGAIGSYIHTGARVGVLLELNCETDFVARGDVFQGLLRDVAMQIAACPSVEYVSTDDIPQDVVDREKAIEMGRDDLDGKPEAMKAKIVEGRIGKRLKEMALLDQPFIRDSSLTVAELVKQVAGKIGENVQVRRFTRYTLGEGIEVEQVDFATEVASMTAS; this is encoded by the coding sequence ATGGCTGCCGTTTCTGCCAAGCTTGTCAAGGATCTGCGCGATAAGACCGGCGCAGGCATGATGGATTGCAAGAAAGCCCTGGCGGAGACCGAGGGCGACATGACCAAGGCCGTCGAGTGGTTGCGCCAGAAGGGCATCGCCAGTGCCGAGAAAAAATCCGGTCGCACCGCTGCTGAAGGTGCGATCGGCAGCTACATCCACACCGGTGCCCGGGTGGGTGTGCTGCTCGAACTGAACTGCGAGACTGACTTCGTGGCCCGTGGCGATGTGTTCCAGGGGCTGCTGCGCGACGTCGCCATGCAGATTGCGGCCTGCCCGAGTGTGGAGTACGTGAGCACCGATGACATCCCTCAGGATGTGGTGGATCGCGAGAAGGCAATTGAAATGGGCCGCGACGATCTCGACGGCAAGCCCGAGGCCATGAAGGCCAAGATCGTGGAGGGCCGCATCGGCAAACGGTTGAAGGAGATGGCCCTGTTGGATCAACCCTTCATTCGCGACAGCTCCCTCACCGTGGCGGAGTTGGTGAAGCAAGTCGCTGGCAAAATCGGCGAAAACGTGCAGGTGCGTCGTTTCACCCGTTACACCCTGGGTGAGGGGATCGAGGTGGAGCAGGTTGATTTCGCCACGGAGGTCGCCTCCATGACTGCGAGTTGA
- the rpsB gene encoding 30S ribosomal protein S2 → MAVVTLAEMMEAGAHFGHQTRRWNPKMSRYIYCARNGVHIIDLVQTAVCMNNAYKWVRSAARSGKRFLFVGTKKQASEVVALEASRCGASYVNQRWLGGMLTNWTTMKARIDRLKDLERMESSGAIAMRPKKEAAVLRRELDRLQKYLGGLKNMRRLPDVVILVDQRRETNAVLEARKLDIPLVSMLDTNCDPDLCEVPIPCNDDAVRSVQLVLSRLADAINEGRHGANDQRGADDAQG, encoded by the coding sequence ATGGCTGTTGTCACTCTCGCCGAGATGATGGAAGCTGGCGCCCATTTCGGGCACCAGACCCGTCGTTGGAACCCCAAGATGTCGCGCTACATCTATTGCGCGCGCAACGGGGTTCACATCATTGACCTCGTGCAGACTGCCGTCTGCATGAACAATGCCTACAAGTGGGTCCGCTCGGCGGCCCGCAGCGGCAAGCGTTTTCTCTTTGTTGGCACCAAAAAGCAGGCCTCTGAAGTGGTGGCCCTGGAGGCCAGCCGCTGTGGCGCCTCCTATGTGAACCAACGCTGGCTGGGCGGCATGCTCACCAACTGGACCACCATGAAGGCCCGCATTGATCGCCTCAAGGATCTGGAGCGGATGGAATCCAGTGGTGCCATCGCCATGCGTCCGAAGAAGGAAGCCGCCGTGCTGCGGCGCGAACTCGATCGTCTGCAGAAGTATCTGGGCGGTCTGAAGAACATGCGTCGTCTTCCCGACGTGGTGATCCTGGTGGATCAGCGCCGCGAAACCAATGCGGTGCTGGAGGCGCGCAAGCTGGATATCCCCCTGGTTTCCATGCTGGACACCAACTGCGATCCCGATCTCTGCGAAGTGCCGATTCCTTGCAACGACGATGCCGTGCGCTCGGTGCAACTCGTGCTGAGTCGCCTCGCTGATGCGATCAATGAAGGTCGCCACGGCGCCAACGATCAGCGTGGTGCCGACGACGCCCAGGGCTGA
- a CDS encoding glycosyltransferase family 2 protein, producing MFASVVIPTYNRRPILEKCLNALEQQQASPLLQGYEVVVVDDGSTDGTPDWLRDNSHRFPHVRLVEQAHGGPAEGRNRGVDQARGDVIVFIDSDLVVTSGFLASHAAALDRTWQQRGDRLCFTYGAVINTANFADPTSERHKLRDLSWAYFATGNVAIDREVLERSGLFDTGFRLYGWEDLELGERLRQMGVVLVKCPEAVGYHWHPAFRLEQIPDLIRVEQERARMGLVFYRKHPSRRVRFIIQFTWLHRALWELLTLGGLLNERSLRPILAWLIRRGRPDLALELLRLPLNRIGVRAMAREARQQGIA from the coding sequence ATGTTTGCCAGCGTCGTCATCCCCACCTACAACCGGCGGCCGATCCTTGAGAAGTGCCTGAACGCTCTGGAGCAGCAGCAAGCCAGTCCACTGCTGCAGGGGTATGAGGTGGTCGTCGTCGATGATGGCTCCACCGATGGCACACCCGACTGGCTGCGCGACAACAGCCACCGCTTTCCCCATGTGCGGCTCGTCGAGCAGGCCCATGGCGGACCCGCTGAGGGGCGCAACCGCGGCGTCGATCAGGCCCGAGGCGATGTGATCGTGTTCATCGACAGTGATCTGGTCGTGACATCCGGATTCCTGGCCTCCCACGCCGCCGCCCTGGACCGCACCTGGCAGCAACGGGGTGATCGACTCTGTTTCACCTATGGCGCCGTGATCAACACGGCCAATTTCGCCGATCCCACCTCGGAACGTCACAAGCTGCGTGACCTCTCCTGGGCCTATTTCGCCACCGGCAATGTGGCGATTGATCGGGAGGTGCTGGAACGCTCTGGCCTGTTTGACACCGGGTTTCGTCTCTATGGCTGGGAAGACCTCGAGCTGGGGGAACGCCTGCGTCAGATGGGCGTTGTGTTGGTCAAGTGTCCGGAAGCTGTGGGGTACCACTGGCATCCCGCCTTTCGCCTGGAGCAGATTCCCGATCTGATCCGGGTGGAGCAGGAACGGGCCCGGATGGGGCTTGTGTTTTATCGGAAGCACCCAAGCCGTCGGGTGCGTTTCATCATTCAGTTCACCTGGCTGCATCGGGCACTCTGGGAACTGCTCACCCTGGGAGGGCTGCTGAATGAACGCAGTCTGCGGCCGATTCTTGCCTGGTTGATTCGCCGCGGTCGTCCCGATCTGGCTCTGGAGTTGCTGCGGTTGCCACTCAATCGAATCGGTGTGCGGGCGATGGCGCGGGAAGCGCGGCAGCAGGGCATCGCCTGA